Genomic segment of Candidatus Nanoarchaeia archaeon:
GATGGTCACTTCATGGCCTTCTTTTATCAACGCATCTACTGTGAAGGAGCCGATGAAGCCTGCCCCTCCTGTGACGAGGATTTGCTGAGTTGCCATTGAAGAAGGGTTTGAACGGGTTTTTATAAAGGTTGCTACTTGTAGGGCTTCCCTGAAAATCTCTCCGAGGTTGCCGTCGGAAATGCCAAGCATTTCCGGGCGCTCCTTCGGAGCACGTCGGCTCGGCTGTAAAGACGATGGGAATGACCGACATTCCCCGGATGGGCAACCCTCTTGTCGGTTTTC
This window contains:
- a CDS encoding NAD-dependent epimerase/dehydratase family protein, producing MATQQILVTGGAGFIGSFTVDALIKEGHEVTI